A portion of the Drosophila sechellia strain sech25 chromosome 2R, ASM438219v1, whole genome shotgun sequence genome contains these proteins:
- the LOC6609278 gene encoding DNA replication factor Cdt1, translating to MAQPSVAAFFTNRKRAALDDAISIKNRRLAEPAETVSPAPAPSQLPAGDQDADLDTLKAAATGMRTRSGRTARLIVTAAQESKKKTPAAAKMEPHIKQPKLVQFIKKGTLSPRKQAQSSKLDEEELQQSSAISEHTPKVNFTITSQQNVDNVQRGLRTPTKPILKDASPIKADLRRQLTFDEVKTKVSRSAKLQELKAVLARKAALEQKRKEQEERNRKLREAGPSPSKSKMSVQLKEFDTIELEVLTSPLKTFKTPTKLPPPTPDKHELMSPRHTDVSKRLLFSPAKNGSPVKLVEVPAYKRYASLVESSRAGQLPLPYKYRHLLDVFKGLDSVVAMFHNRKETITFKKLKPAVQRMLRKNFTETHLAQIKHIYPEAFIFSQMKTRNFGSVSKADYFQLVIAPNVEPLPEQQQSEKQQQFTKINEDDVLASAQSTSMNPHVMTARMQRFQSLLLDRVMRAHDQFLRSQDPPIIIEKALTRWHPQFDLESCPEVELSPLPQPPNVEKYSSAKDILSTARNLFNCATPMERAMDRYEAKLEAEKQQAAESNKKPEEQQAGVITETSTAIQTSQKVPGISGSPKNPTVPEKTSNHTETAKPTVKECTVPDASSNLLKGLPKSLIEKIRAKQAAKALEAMTRRPSQDQEATKYSRLPELARHLRNVFVTERKGVLTLEVIIKKIQNSFRANLTPQEIEAHLKLLAKELPSWASFHEVRKTMYLKVAKDMDMNKIIEKLESVANAKSN from the exons ATGGCCCAGCCATCGGTAGCTGCATTTTTCACAAACCGCAAACGCGCCGCCTTGGATGATGCTATCAGTATCAAGAACAGG CGTTTGGCGGAACCCGCTGAAACCGTCTCTCCCGCCCCCGCCCCTTCCCAGTTGCCAGCCGGCGACCAGGATGCGGATCTGGACACCCTGAAGGCGGCGGCCACGGGCATGCGTACCCGATCCGGACGCACTGCCCGACTGATTGTCACCGCCGCTCAAGAGAGCAAAAAGAAGACACCGGCAGCCGCCAAAATGGAGCCACACATCAAGCAGCCCAAGCTGGtgcaatttattaaaaaggGCACTCTATCGCCCAGGAAACAGGCTCAGTCCAGTAAGCTGGACGAGGAGGAGCTACAGCAGTCGTCGGCCATTAGCGAGCACACGCCTAAGGTTAACTTCACCATCACAAGCCAGCAGAATGTGGACAATGTGCAGCGTGGCCTGCGCACGCCCACCAAGCCAATCCTCAAGGATGCCTCGCCGATCAAGGCGGATCTCCGCCGCCAGCTCACTTTCGACGAGGTGAAAACGAAGGTATCGCGGAGTGCCAAGCTGCAGGAACTCAAGGCAGTGCTGGCCAGGAAGGCGGCGCTAGAGCAGAAGCgcaaggagcaggaggagcgcAACAGGAAACTCCGCGAGGCTGGCCCCTCCCCATCGAAGTCCAAGATGAGCGTGCAGCTCAAGGAATTCGACACAATCGAACTGGAGGTGCTTACAAG CCCCTTGAAGACCTTCAAGACTCCCACAAAACTACCGCCACCCACCCCGGACAAGCATGAGCTTATGTCGCCGCGGCACACTGACGTATCcaagcgcctgctcttcagtCCGGCCAAAAATGGATCTCCTGTCAAGTTGGTCGAGGTGCCGGCTTATAAGCGCTACGCCAGTCTGGTGGAAAGCAGCCGCGCCGGCCAACTTCCATTGCCGTATAAGTACCGACACCTGTTGGACGTGTTCAAGGGTCTCGATTCCGTGGTGGCCATGTTTCACAACCGCAAGGAGACCATCACATTCAAGAAGCTTAAGCCGGCAGTGCAGCGCATGCTTCGCAAAAACTTCACTGAGACCCATTTGGCCCAGATCAAGCACATCTATCCAGAGGCCTTTATCTTCAGTCAGATGAAGACGCGAAATTTCGGTTCTGTCTCCAAAGCGGACTATTTCCAGCTGGTCATCGCTCCCAATGTGGAGCCACTGCCCGAGCAACAGCAATCGGAGAAGCAACAACAGTTCACCAAAATCAACGAAGACGATGTGCTCGCGTCGGCCCAGTCGACGTCCATGAATCCACACGTAATGACGGCGCGCATGCAGCGCTTTCAGAGCCTTCTGCTCGATCGGGTAATGCGGGCGCACGACCAGTTCCTTCGCTCCCAGGATCCTCCGATCATCATCGAAAAGGCGCTGACTCGCTGGCATCCGCAGTTTGATTTGGAGAGTTGTCCGGAAGTGGAGCTGTCCCCATTGCCACAGCCGCCCAATGTCGAGAAATACTCGTCAGCTAAAGATATTCTGTCTACCGCTCGAAATCTCTTCAATTGCGCCACGCCCATGGAAAGAGCAATGGATCGCTATGAGGCCAAGTTGGAGGCGGAAAAACAGCAAGCAGCTGAAAGCAATAAAAAGCCAGAGGAACAGCAGGCAGGAGTAATCACTGAGACAAGTACGGCGATTCAAACCAGTCAGAAGGTGCCTGGAATATCTGGATCTCCGAAAAACCCAACTGTCCCCGAAAAAACAAGCAACCACACAGAAACCGCCAAGCCCACAGTGAAGGAGTGCACAGTGCCAGATGCCAGCTCCAATCTACTGAAGGGACTGCCGAAATCACTGATCGAGAAAATTCGAGCCAAACAGGCAGCAAAGGCTTTGGAGGCGATGACCCGGCGTCCTTCGCAGGACCAGGAGGCCACGAAGTACTCACGTTTGCCCGAATTGGCCAGACACCTGCGCAATGTCTTCGTTACCGAGCGTAAAGGAGTGCTCACCCTGGAAGTAATCATCAAGAAGATCCAGAACAGCTTCCGGGCCAACCTCACACCGCAGGAAATCGAGGCGCATCTGAAGCTACTTGCCAAGGAGCTGCCCAGCTGGGCTTCCTTTCATGAAGTGCGTAAGACCATGTACCTCAAGGTTGCCAAGGACATGGACATGAACAAGATAATCGAGAAGCTGGAGAGCGTGGCTAACGCCAAGAGCAATTAG
- the LOC6609279 gene encoding SRSF protein kinase 1: MNKADVNRRVLAIQAKKKRHKNRKRAKQNGTNPQEQSNSSQNQNPKPSSNPNPEPNRSSENLQAPDNANNSHLNAPSSDAFSKANATATASTSSGGSAGTPDQYQPPKKTQAKSKPNTQKEHQQQPPRSSSNESYESEAFSDNEEQELKEDYCKGGYHPVNIGDLFHDRYHVIRKLGWGHFSTVWLCWDLQAMRYVAIKIVKSAPHFAETARDEIKILKTVRETDPSNPRRRKTVQMLDDFKITGVNGTHICMVFEVLGDNLLKLIRKSNYRGIPLANVKAITRQVLEGLDYLHTCCQIIHTDIKPENVLLCVDEPHVRSLATEATQLYCMNSKMYPSLVSRAPKEYREPPITGKMSKNRKKKLKKKAKKRMELFKQQKDYLEQAGGQAAINPNEVHNGDAGISDADEYFDANSVEDNVHVAAGQPPCKQREERKAPAEQSGEAQEQEPLTEGTDKAKKKKKRKNKNKSNQSKGQQPPQLENSTSSAESSSALKSQQTNGSSSATNSKSNTNSSGTLKGQSNGKKMPLRPKQEKQLENQQHQLNNNNSKPNSNSDSKISSGSVENTSSATNGPHSNPTLPTPPPPPQAKHKAKQDPALEECNVNVKIADLGNACWVDHHFTEDIQTRQYRSLEVIIGAGYNTSADIWSTACMVFELATGDYLFEPHSGESYTRDEDHLAHIIELLGPIPREILLNGTYAAKSFTRSCELRNISGLKPWGLMDVLLEKYEWSEKDAASFASFLKPMLEFDPNKRATAAECLQHPWLR, encoded by the exons ATGAACAAGGCTGACGTCAACCGCCGCGTTTTGGCCATTCAGGCGAAGAAGAAGCGTCATAAGAACAGGAAGCGGGCCAAGCAGAATGGCACTAACCCACAGGAGCAGTCGAATTCCAGCCAGAACCAGAATCCCAAACCAAGTTCCAATCCCAATCCGGAACCGAATCGGAGCAGCGAGAACTTGCAGGCACCGGATAATGCTAATAATAGCCATTTGAATGCGCCTAGTTCGGACGCATTTAGCAAGGCGAATGCAACTGCTACGGCCTCCACATCCAGCGGAGGATCAGCAGGCACTCCCGATCAATATCAGCCACCCAAAAAAACGCAGGCGAAGTCGAAGCCCAATACCCAGAaggagcaccagcagcagccgccgcgTAGCAGCTCCAATGAGTCCTATGAATCCGAGGCATTCAGCGATaacgaggagcaggagcttAAGGAGGACTACTGCAAGGGTGGCTACCACCCCGTGAACATCGGTGACCTGTTTCATG ATCGCTACCATGTCATCCGTAAATTGGGCTGGGGCCACTTCTCTACTGTTTGGCTGTGCTGGGACTTGCAGGCAATGAGATatgtggcaattaaaattgtcaAGTCGGCACCGCACTTTGCCGAGACGGCAAGGGACGAGATAAAGATACTCAAGACGGTGCGCGAGACCGATCCATCGAATCCACGCCGTCGCAAAACCGTCCAGATGCTGGACGACTTCAAGATCACCGGCGTTAATGGCACCCATATTTGTATGGTGTTCGAGGTGCTTGGTGACAATCTCCTGAAACTCATCCGGAAGTCCAACTACCGCGGTATACCACTGGCCAACGTCAAAGCTATTACCCGGCAGGTGCTGGAGGGTCTTGACTATCTTCACACGTGCTGCCAGATCATCCACACTGACATAAAGCCCGAGAATGTGCTCTTGTGCGTGGACGAGCCTCATGTGCGCTCACTAGCAACTGAAGCCACCCAGTTGTATTGCATGAACTCAAAGATGTACCCCTCATTGGTGAGCAGGGCGCCCAAGGAGTATCGTGAGCCACCTATCACTGGCAAAATGAGCAAAAACCGAAAGAAGAAGCTTAAGAAGAAGGCCAAGAAGCGCATGGAGCTTTTCAAGCAGCAGAAAGACTATTTGGAGCAGGCTGGTGGCCAAGCAGCCATCAATCCTAATGAGGTGCATAACGGCGACGCCGGAATCTCAGATGCCGATGAATACTTTGATGCAAACTCTGTGGAGGATAACGTGCACGTGGCCGCTGGGCAGCCACCGTGTAAGCAGAGGGAGGAGCGCAAGGCGCCCGCCGAGCAAAGTGGGGAGGCACAGGAGCAGGAACCACTGACTGAGGGCACTGACAAAgccaaaaagaagaagaaaaggAAGAACAAAA ACAAATCTAACCAATCAAAAGGGCAACAGCCGCCACAACTGGAAAACTCTACGAGCAGTGCCGAGAGCAGCAGTGCGCTCAAGAGTCAACAGACTAATGGCAGTAGTAGCGCTACCAACAGTAAATCCAACACCAATTCAAGCGGTACTTTGAAAGGACAATCAAACGGCAAAAAAATGCCATTGCGACCCAAGCAGGAGAAACAATTGGAAAATCAGCAGCATCAactaaacaacaacaactctAAGCCTAACTCGAACAGCGATTCAAAAATCTCAAGCGGATCCGTGGAGAATACATCTTCGGCTACGAATGGACCGCATTCGAATCCAACGCTGCCAacacctcctccgccgccgcaaGCAAAGCACAAGGCTAAACAGGATCCGGCGTTAGAGGAATGCAACGTGAACGTAAAGATCGCCGATCTGGGCAACGCTTGTTGGGTTGATCATCACTTCACCGAGGACATTCAAACGCGCCAATATCGGTCACTAGAAGTTATTATCGGTGCGGGCTATAACACCTCGGCGGATATCTGGAGCACTGCATGCATGGTATTCGAACTGGCCACCGGTGACTATCTGTTTGAGCCACACTCCGGCGAATCGTATACCCGCGACGAGGACCATTTGGCCCACATCATCGAGCTGCTGGGTCCAATACCGCGGGAGATTTTGTTAAACGGTACCTATGCGGCAAAGTCGTTTACCCGTTCCTGCGAGCTACGAAATATCTCGGGCCTTAAGCCCTGGGGCCTAATGGACGTTCTTCTGGAGAAGTACGAGTGGTCTGAAAAGGATGCGGCGTCATTCGCTTCGTTCCTTAAGCCCATGCTCGAGTTCGATCCGAACAAGCGTGCCACCGCTGCGGAGTGCCTGCAGCACCCGTGGCTTAGATAA
- the LOC6609280 gene encoding uncharacterized protein LOC6609280, protein MQPGCWLRATQPAIADGGGALAGTGKGTRATALKGGSPAVTADGEVGGGYIESSASVATLASISSIASTSAAAMAALKARPYLVAPFVTTASAPPTPHPHASISTNTARTAPATPTRRRIGPENDLDLVEDLDVALAQIEDPQTHTKNKSHRFFWRKALRRVFQRRK, encoded by the coding sequence ATGCAACCTGGTTGTTGGCTGCGTGCCACCCAGCCAGCAATAGCAGATGGAGGGGGAGCTCTAGCAGGAACCGGAAAAGGAACAAGAGCAACAGCACTAAAAGGTGGATCACCGGCAGTAACAGCAGACGGAGAAGTTGGCGGGGGCTATATAGAATCTTCGGCATCGGTGGCTACTTTGGCTTCCATCTCATCAATTGCTTCCACATCGGCTGCAGCAATGGCGGCACTGAAGGCCCGACCTTATTTGGTTGCACCCTTTGTTACCACAGCCtcagcaccacccactccacaTCCCCACGCATCCATTTCGACAAACACGGCCCGCACAGCGCCAGCTACACCTACACGTCGTCGCATCGGTCCCGAAAACGATTTGGACCTGGTTGAGGACTTGGATGTGGCACTTGCTCAAATAGAGGACCCGCAGACACACACCAAGAACAAATCGCATCGCTTTTTCTGGCGCAAGGCACTGCGACGTGTCTTCCAGCGTCGAAAGTGA